Proteins encoded by one window of Dendropsophus ebraccatus isolate aDenEbr1 chromosome 4, aDenEbr1.pat, whole genome shotgun sequence:
- the IRX6 gene encoding iroquois-class homeodomain protein IRX-6, whose product MVIKKSGAEMSFSQFGYPYNGNSQFLVSANPSTMCYDSSVSRSLPEVSTTSAQTPTICCPSYENRLLVSTRTDLSAALGVYNPQYTTASSGYTSYLPCSSDPTSLYSTLTSQYEMKDGTNSLHPGIAQPAAYYPYDHSLGQYQYDRFGTLDFTVSTRRKNATRETTSTLKTWLYEHRKNPYPTKGEKIMLAIITKMTLTQVSTWFANARRRLKKENKMTWSPKNKPADESKEEKIEADDYRSEGNIPEGKICKNESELTQSNLEDTEEEPNRLQSVEKNIESHHDLATSSLFGSGNNENILTQNYNAATNQSNKENTEDLLGLMVGKKSFQGYSEQIGMRDQ is encoded by the exons ATGGTAATAAAAAAATCAGGAGCAGAGATGTCATTTTCTCAGTTTGGATATCCATACAATGGCAACTCTCAG TTTTTGGTTTCTGCAAATCCAAGTACAATGTGTTATGATTCCTCAGTATCTAGATCTCTGCCTGAGGTCTCTACTACTTCAGCCCAGACTCCTACAATCTGCTGTCCTTCTTATGAAAATAGACTACTGGTCAGCACAAGGACTGATCTGAGTGCAGCTCTCGGAGTCTATAACCCTCAGTATACCACAGCCAGTTCAGGCTACACTAGTTACCTCCCTTGCAGCTCTGACCCAACGTCCCTATATTCTACTTTG acctCACAGTATGAAATGAAGGATGGCACCAACTCTCTGCATCCAGGGATAGCTCAGCCTGCTGCATACTATCCATATGATCACTCCTTGGGGCAGTACCAGTACGACAG GTTCGGAACCCTTGATTTTACTGTCTCCACAAGACGAAAAAATGCAACCAGAGAAACCACAAGCACCCTTAAGACTTGGTTATATGAGCATCGAAAAAATCCCTATCCAACAAAAGGCGAAAAAATTATGTTGGCAATTATTACAAAGATGACTCTCACGCAAGTGTCTACTTGGTTTGCAAATGCCAGAAGGCggttaaaaaaggaaaataagaTGACCTGGTCACCAAAAAATAAACCTGCCGATGAaagtaaagaagaaaaaattgAGGCAGATGACTACAGATCAGAGGGTAACATTCCAG agggaaaaatatgcaaaaatgagAGTGAACTGACACAAAGTAATCTGGAAGACACTGAAGAAGAGCCTAACAGGTTACAGAGTGTAGAGAAGAACATTGAAAGCCATCATgatctggccacatccagcctgttTGGTTCAGGAAATAATGAAAACATTTTGACCCAAAATTACAATGCAGCCACCAATCAATCTAATAAAGAAAATACAGAAGACCTTTTGGGACTAATGGTGGGGAAGAAAAGCTTCCAAGGATACAGTGAACAAATA GGAATGAGAGATCAATGA